The sequence ttatttgaagtTATTTTCACTTCAATCATTCAACTCTAATGTAATCAGTTGTACTCTAAGTACTGAATATAATTCTCTCAATATTCCTCTTGTCTGATTCAAGTACACAGAAGGAATCTATCAATATTTTCTTACTTTAGATACATGAAACAATTCAGATTCattgtatcaagctgaaaagaataaatctttcccatcatcaattccatctgacatcttattcaatgaagttcaatattcaacttcatattctgaatctgtaaatgaaattctgctttttctctattctgaattgaatgatagatataactttggaAGCTGAAACGGATTAGTTAAGCgacaaagttattcttgaaacatcatttaattcagaatagagaaaaagcagaatttcatttacagattcagaatatgaagttgaatattaaacttcattgaataagatgtcagatggaattgatgatgggaaagatttattcttttcagcttgatacaatGAATCTGAATTGTTTCATGTATCTAAAGTAAGAAAATATTGATAGATTCCTTCTGTGTACTTGAATCAGACAAGAGGAATATTGAGAGAATTATATTCAGTACTTAGAGTACAACTGATTACATTAGATTTGAATGATTGAAGTGAAAATAACTTCAAAttatcattcagtctatcagacttgatatttgacttgactacgatttcgaggacgaaatcatttcttataggggaggaattgtaaggcccaaaaatcttacattattaattatgggatttgagaattaaattccatattatgggctaatattgatttgagaagttttgaaaatgatagatttaatttccgagctgaaaatatttaatttgagaatatgcggattttgagaattaaattccgagaattcttaaattaaaagaataaatattcgatttgaatatttatggaattgaagatttaattccatgtttcggaaattaaagaagatgaatttggaagatataactcgatcagggactgatttgcacatactgacatttgaagggctgaagtgcaaacggtcgggattatttaattaatctgaatttaatttattttaatccgagaatatttaatttgagaatatttagagttttgatttaaattctaatattcttaaattattttggattgaaattgaattaaaacgagggtcgaggactgaattgcaattactgaagacttcagggactaaattgcaatttatgcaatatctATCCAATTTAATCAGAATGAAACGTGTTTGAAGCAAAAAGGTTTCAGAAAGTTAGAACAGAGGTCGAAACCTCTTCCTTTTTCTTGTGAATTCGAttgtttcaaatcgccgtaacttttgatccgttcgtccgatttcgattccgaaagatgttctggaatccttgcgatgagtacttcgatttgatgtaagtttctgattTCTTTGGTAtggtttgaagattgaaatattgcAGAGATCAGATGTTGAGCATGAATATGGCTTTCTATTGAAGTATGTAGTTCCGTATCGATGTCGAATCAGTTATTTGATGCCGTATGAATTCCAATGAGTTTTTACAGCATGTATTTCGAATGTATGCTTCTGATATGCTGAGAATATGATGTTatgttgctgatatgttgaCGAGGAACcataattgaaattgaaaatggtttcgatatgtcgtcggttaccgatttttaatcgctacgccgtcgattcgtgttttgagacaAGTTTGATAGATGATTTTTGAGATAAGATAttctttgatatgtttatgataatatCTGTTGGTTGGAAGAGTTGAATgacaatgaacggatatgaaaagccgtatgaatggaattgaaattagaaatgaattcgataccgtaacgattcccgattTACAATCGCTATGATGCTTGGTTATGTGGTGAAGCCATATGGATAGTCTAAGATTGAGCCAatgatcttgggattgtatactgattttgttagatgcaatctttatatttcagacatgctacgagctcaagcaactcaagaagtcgaattgtgaaccgaggaagtttgcttgaggtttgaaatgaatgGATTGAAGAtgtattgatattttgataCAATTCTGATATGATAGAATTGATCGAAGTTTGATATATCTGTTTTGATGATTATGTTCAGAGTTGAAGCATTCAGAACAaacgaaatacgaaggtaaaagtagactactatatgattgggaatacaactcgagatggtttgtatcgagttcccctaaatcacatacttgcttgtttatttgctcttatgtgctttcatttgagttgttgaataagttcttgatataatgaatgccttgatgatgatatatattgcattcatcttgaaagacttattccttgattttgaaatgaacggaaacgttcaaatagacgatttgaggaattgtatatgtatggcctgggtggttgttttagcctagcgtctgatttacatatataatggcttcaaagtctagagaagtgagataagtagccccacctcgatcgggagagtcggtggattagttatgatatctacttctcgggatcccaaccgatgaaacgaTAGAATTtgataagagatgaaccttgtttttaaacatgcattgtattacttttatatcatgatcttgatatatgtttgatatgcatgtttagttgcttttactgggaaatatatttctcaccggagttatccggctattgttatgttgtatgtgtcatggcaataggagggaatggagcagaacaaaggcaatcttgaagaacaagggatgagttgaacatagcgtgatgatccgagttagaaattgtatgagctgtcatgatgtatATTTGAGCCTTGAACATAATCATGTTATAGTTATAGTATCAAGACTTGTTGATGATGATATTATGATCTTGTTATTGTATTTAGAACATGTGAGATGTTGTAAATACTTAACACACCATGAAGTATCTTGATCTTGTTATATAGCAATGTGTTATGCatattttggaaagtcttgattattatgattgtaaggcttgttatgatctagtggtatccattgtatagcatgttagaatgcatgttagatgttgctatggattagatcatgaataaatccttgtttgagttgatcttggatggaaatatttggagaaccatttttgacagcagctgaacaattttctggtgcagtggccggcgcacgggcgagcaagtactcgcgcacgcgcgagccagctcttgagatctcggtctcattggccggcgcgcgcgcgaggggtgatgcccgcgcgtgcgcagggcaatccattttaaaaaaaaaaaaaaatttttactcttttgttgagacattgtttcttgtctaatattggacatttgattaaatgagagattagaactcgggtcatcacaacaggTTATCAAACTTGcctcaaaacacgaatcgacggcgtagcgattaaaaatcggtaaccgacgacatatcgaaaccattttcaatttcaattatgGTTCCtcatcaacatatcagcaacatAACATCATATTCTCAGCATATCAGAAGCATACATTCGAAATACATGCTGTAAAAACTCATTGGAATTCATACGGCATCAAATAACTGATTCGACATCGATACGGAACTACATACTTCAATAGAAAGCCATATTCATGCTCAACATCTGATCTCTgcaatatttcaatcttcaaaccaTACCGAAGAaatcagaaacttacatcaaatcgaagtactCGTCTCAagaattccagaacatctttcggaatcgaaatcggacgaacggatcaaaagttacggcgatttgaaacaaTCGAATTCACAAGAAAAAGGAAGAGGTTTCGACCTCTGTTCTAACTTTCTGAAACCTTTTTGCTTCAAACACGTTTCATTCTGATTAAATTGGATagatattgcataaattgcaatttagtccctgaagtcttcagtaattgcaattcagtcctcgaccctcgttttaattcaatttcaatccaaaataatttaagaatattagaatttaaatcaaaactctaaatattcccaaattaaatattctcggattaaaataaattaaattcggattaattaaataatcccgaccgtttgcacttcagcccttcaaatgtcagtatgtgcaaatcagtccctgatcgagttatatcttccaaattcatcttctttaatttccgaaacatgaaattaaatcttcaattccataaatattcaaatcgaatatttattcttttaatttaagaattctcgaaatttaattctcaaaatccgcatattctcaaattaaatattttcagctcggaaattaaatctatcattttcaaaacttctcaaatcaatattagcccatagtatgaaatttaattctcaaatcccataattaataatgtaagatttttgggccttacaggtggatttaaccacggtttcaaaaaccgtggctaaaaccGTAGGTAAATCAATTTAACCACGGCCAAAACTCAAAGTTTTTTTTGTAGTAAACGAAAAAGTCAATTGTACAAATTCGCCTAAGGATATTGTGTTGGTAAGAAGAATTGATCTTCTGACAATTGATTATCAAGCGTTCACCGCTCAACCAACTACTCCAATAAATCATATAGCCTTTGTTCTAGCCTACTCTTATAATTTGGCTCTTCTATGCACAAACATAATCTAATTGCTCtaattttttatgaaataattaaataacctGTAGTTTcacattttaaaatatatatttctcaCGTACTCGTTTGTCGTATCAATCAATATAtaattgtaaattatattataagatatattatttcaaaaattgtattatataattatactaTATTTCATTATATAGCATAGAAATGCTAATAATCCAATTAATAGTAgaaaatcaaatatatatatatatatatgagtttttttatggtgaCCAACATTATATTCCCACTTGTgggattaattttatttttcctttgtttgattttgtgtTTTGGGAGATATTTTTATCTTTGATACACATTTTAATTAGTTTTTATGCATTTGATCTTCCGTGGCTAATTTAGATTAGCCACGATTTTTTTCATTTCCGTGgctaatttagccacggttttttttctaaaccgtggttaatttagccacggttttttaatTTCGTGGctaaattaaccacggttttatatatatatatatatgtatatatatatatatatgtatatatatatatatatatcacattaTCGATTGTGATGAATCTGATGATATGTAAGAAATTGTTATGAAATTTAGAAAGCACAGTGCTGGATTTAGtaggaaatatatataaaataaatgattattatttaatttgccTAAACAATATTAGAATATCTTAATTTGAATGATTAGAAATGTTCATTTAATATATATTCCAAATTGCAGATATGGTTCAACGCTATGGGAAGTTGAACGTACGtaccattaatatatatataatataataaattatatataataaaagatgaaaaacaTGAATATGAATTCAGGAGTAGTAGTAGTAGTGTTCTAATGATTAATATTCTGCAGGTTTTGGTCAAGAATTTACTTTTAATTCTGGGGAAGGGTCAAGAATTTACTTTTAATTTCTGTGAGAATCTATTATCAGAGAGAACATGGTTTCACTGCGAAACAAGGTACTGGAGTAATGAGCTGAAGGGTAGCAGGAAACTCAATTTCGTAGCTTTCAGTCAACTAGGCCTGGTTCCGGGGCGTGACACCCACGACCATATGGATGAAAGCGTCCTTGATTGTGCCCACGGCCACGTCCATGACCACGACCGATCGAATCCCATCTTATAAGTTTGTTTCATCCTTTTATCACGCATTGTCACATTCACTTAAAGAAAATGTTTGCACCGGCCGGTGTGACAGATTTCATGATTATTTTTATCAATAACTCATTATTTTTCTTAGTCACAAGCAAACATGAACCAATGCTGCGTGCATTGAATTCCCATATTAAAGCATGATTATATTTGCACTGTTGAGTACGTGAAATTAGTATGTTTAGTTGTTATTTTATTGTAGTTCAATTCACAAACTTCATGAACAcgttttctaatttttttttgtttgattactcgttttaatttttgtttaaattgATTGGATATCATGTATCACATATTAATTACATGAAATTGTATtataatacattattatttcaGAAACTATATTACTATTTCATTATGTAGCATAGAAATGTTAGAAATCaattatatatactagcatATTTGCACACACGATGTGtgtgagaaaaaaatatttttttattatacttaatttcaataaaaaatctaataaatttacaataggaatttttttttgggattaAGAATGGTAACCATAAGAAGTAGTTAAAGCATCATTGCTTCTTTTAGACATTTCTCGCTCCATTAGtttcttcaaataatttgtaatttgaaaatagataaataaatagaaattattattaattttgtgtGGCTATAATAGTACCTTGGGTGCTAATCTaatcttatagggcgattaaAAAATTCTCTCCTAGGGTTTCTCTGGGAACTCAGTGAGAGTATCATACTACCTTTGTGTAGGGTTTTCGTTCGATCAGCAATCCTTGTTTGATCTAAACGGGTTTGAGGGTTATTAATATTTTGTCAAGACAACTCTAATCATCATGGATCCGGATGAGATTACACGGCTTGtggaagaaataaaattatctaACCCTGAAGATCAAAAGATAACGATCATGGATGACGAGTTGAAAATTGGAGCGGATAGGGTTGCGAATTGTGTGGCTGCTAGGGTAATCGCCGTAAAAGTGATTAATCGAGAGGTGTTCCGTGCTCATTTTCCTCGCATCATGCAGTTGAAAGGGCAGGTGGAGATAGAATTTGTGGGAAATAATACGTTCATTATCGATTTTACATCGAAAATGGACAGACTGAGAGTCTCTTCCAAGATTTGATTGTGATCAAGGAAATTCAAGGACTAGAGGGACCGCAATCAGTGAATTATGATGAAATATCCATCTGGGCGCAATGTCATAACGTCCCGATTGCGTTCTTAAACAAGAGTACGATGGAAAAAATTGGAGGCCAGATTGGTGTTGTTGAAGAGATGGATGAGGGGGAGCGAGGCTCTCTTATGGGACGTTTTGTTCGCATAAGAGTACGTATCAACATTACTAAACCTTTGAAAAAATTTGTTTGTGTGAGAACTGAAAAAAGCAAGGAGGATATCATCATTCTGATTAATTATGAACGACTTCCCGATTATTGCTATCATTGTGGCATCATCGGACACTCGTTTCGTAATTGTGACGATGCGGAAATAGGGACTTCGAAGCTGGGATATGGTGGATGGCTAAGAGCGAATGCAGTAGGATTTAAGGGGAAAGGAAAGTCGTCGCCATCAAAACAGACGATCCATACGCCAATTAGTAGGGCCATTGTGGTTAGTAAAGGGTGCTCCAGTGATAAGCAGAAACAAGTGAGCTCGGATGAAGCTCAGTATGGGGCAAACGATGAGATTTTGTTGGGAGGGCATGGTGATGGTTTGAAGTTAAAGGCTGCTAGGGTGTTGAATATGGATATGGATGGTGACCCTAGTATCcaaatgcatgatttaatgcaGATGGAGAATTTGAACAAATCTCCTAATGGTGGTGTCACCACTATGAAATTGTCTAAAAAGAGTCCCATGAACTGGAAGCGTAGAGCTCGCGCTCAGATGAGTGGTAAAGATAAAGGAAAAGGGCTTGCCAATATTAGCCCGGGGCTTAAACGTATGAGTGAGGGAGTGGTGGACAGCTCAATACATGAGCAATCCAGAGAAATGAAAAGGCAAATGGTGGATAGTCAAGGAAAATCACATTCAATTCAGGCGGAGGTTGCTGTGCAACCCCGCCAATCTCAATGAGTTGCATAGTCTGGAATGTCCGGGGGCTTGGGAACCAACGGGCGTTCCGAGAGTTGAAGCGGCTTATTGCCGATAAGAAACCCTCTCTCTTGTTTTTATGTGAAACTCGCAATGGAGGTTTATGCTTTATAAAATCTTATTCCCAGGGACACATAGATAGCCTTGTGGAACACAATGCTCAACAGTGGAGGTTCACAGTTTTTTATGGTAATTCGGATACAAATCTCAGGCATGTATCGTGGGAATTGATTCGTCGGCTTGAGGGTATGCAAGAGCTCCGAGATTTTCAGTGGCTTATCGGGGGTGACTTTAATGAGATATGCTACGATAGTGAAAAACTTGGAGGTAATATGAAGCCGGCGGCACAAATAGCAGATTTTCGTGGGGTGCTAGATGATTGTAATTTGCAAAGTTTGCATTGTGAGGGGGATATATTTACTTGGGTCAATCGACGCAACTCTGATGGTCTTATCTTCGAAAGGTTGGACAGATTTGCGAGCTCTTTTAGTTGGCGTATGCTATACCCGGCTGCTAAGTGTACCTCTCTAGATTTTTACCATTCAGATCACAGACCGATTCATATTAATCTGGGTACTGACAGTGCATTGGCTCTAGTGGGAAGGCAGTCGGTCAGGAGGAGATTTCGATTTGAGCCTATGTGGTTAAGAGATCGGGAGTGTGAAGGGGTGATTGTTGAAGGATGGCATAAACCAAGTCATGGAGCTACTTTACTGGACATGATTCAGTCTTGTTCGAACCATTTGCAGCAATGGGCGAGTCGTCATTTTGGCAACATCCCATGCCAAATACAGAGAAAACGGGATCAGTTGGAAAGAATTCGGAATCATGAAAGTTGGATTTATGAGATGAATAATATAAAGGAGCTTGAAGTGGAGCTTGAAAAACTGAGTTCTCAGGAGGAACTTTTATGGAAACAACGTAGTCGATCTGATTGGCTGGCTGCAGGGGATAAAAACACAAAGTTTTTTCACAGGACTGCTTCTCTGAGAAAAGAGCAGAATACTATTCGTGGACTAATCTCTGGACAGGGAGATTTTGTACAGGATCAGGGATGTATGGTTGCTATCATTACTGATTATTTTGATGAGTTATTTACTACAACTGATCCCCACCCAGAACTTTTCCAACCTGTAATTGATTGTATTGAGCCCAAGGTTGATCGAATGATGAATATTAATTTGTGTGCTCCTTTTACTGCTTTGGACGTAAAAACGGCACTATTTGAGTTAGGGCCAGACAAGGCACCAGGACCGGATGGTTTCTCCGGGATTTCTTACCAGAAGTTTTGGCATGTTGTTGGAGAGGAGGTTACTCAAGCTGTTCTCCACATTCTGAATGAGGATGCCCCTATGGATGGCTGGAATAATACTATTATAACTCTTATACCAAAAGTGGGTAATCCGATGATGATGAAGGAGTTCCGACCTATCAGTTTGTGCAACATTTTTTATAAGATAATAGCTCGGGCCTTGACTAATAGGCTGCGTCCGCTGATGAGTTGAGTTATCGATGAAACTCAAAGTGCTTTCGTCCCAGGGAGACTTATCTCAGATAATGTTATACTCGGGTTTGAAGCAACTCGCTGGATTCGAAGTAGAAAGAAAGGAAAGGATGGTTATGCGGCGTTAAAATTGGATATGAGTAAGGCTTATGACCGAGTTGAGTGGAAGTTCCTGGAAGCTATAATGAATAGATTGGGTTTCAGTGGGTCCTGGATAAGAAAGGTGATGAAGTGTGTATCTAGTGTGAGCTATTCTTTCTCTGTAAATCAGGAAATTGTGGGGCGAGTCGTACCAAGTAAGGGTATTCGGCAAGGGGATCCACTTTCGCCgtatttattttcattatgtGCCCAAGGGCTTTCATCTATGCTTCATTCTTATTCGGCCAGGGGCTTGTTCAGAGGGGTCCATATTGCAGCTAACTGCCCACCTTTGACTCACTTGTTCTTTGCAGATGACAACATTATTTTCTTTAGGGCTACTGATGAAGATTGTGCAAGGGTAAAAGAATGTATGCAAGCTTATGAAGTGGCATCGGGCCAGTTGGTTAATTTTGACAAATCTTCTATTTCTTTTACTCCCAATACTACACCCTCTCTGGTGGAGTCAATTAAAACATCCTTGACTATTCTAGTGGTGCAAGGGCATGAAGTTTATCTTGGGTTGCCGACATATTCACTTCGGAGAAAAAAAGTCCAATTTCACTATCTTGTGGAAAGGGTTTCGAAAAGGCTAAAGGGATGGGGTAGTAAATTTTTCTCAGTTGGAGGAAGAGAGACTCTCATAAAATCTGTATTACTGGCGATGCCCACCTATGCTATGTCATGTTTTATGCTCCCCAAGGCTACTTGTGATTCTATTGAAAGAGACTGTGCTGATTTTTGGTGGGGTATGGATGGTGCAAAAAGGAGAATGCACTGGACTACGTGGGATTTTCTTTGCCAGCCTAAGTGGAAGGGTGGAATGGGATTCAGGAAGCTGGATATTTTTAACAAAGCATTACTGGCAAAACAAGTATGGCACATAATAAGGAAACCTGAATCTCTAGTGGCGCGAGTGTTAAAGGCTCGATACTTTAAACACCTGGATATAATGCAGGCGCCAATTGGAAGCAACCCGTCGTATATTTGGAGATCAATGTGCTGGGGGCGTGAGCTTCTGAATAAGGGACTCTATTGGAGGGTGGGTGATggatcatcaataaatattttacatgaCAAGTGGGTGCCTGGGGTTCGGTCAACTCTTGGAAATCTTGGTGTACAAGCTCAAGATGGGGAGCCAGTTAGTTCCTGGATTACTGAGAATGGGTGGAATGAACAACAAATTCGGGGTGCATGCCCGAGCTATATAGTGCAAAGCATTCTCAATATCCCCATTCCGCGCCGGATTTTGAGTAACACAAGATTCTGGAAATTTGATCCAAAGAGGAAATATTCGGTGAAAAGTGGTTATAATATTGGTATGAGCAGTCACGAAGCTCCAGAATACCAGTCCAGTTCGAATGAGGTGCAGGCATGGTGGCGATTTAGTTGGGCTTTAAAGCTACCGCCGAAGATAAGGGTGTTTTGGTGGAGGGTCTTTCATAACATAATTCCTACACAGTTAAATCTATTGAAACATCATGTGCCAGTACGAGGTTGGTGCCCGCTTTGTCACAATCCAGAAGATTCTACTGCCCATAGTCTTCTTTACTGTCCAGCAGTCCGTCAGTGGTGGGGACATAATGAGGTATTTGAGAAGATAAAGAAGTTTCGGAGTCATGATATGCCAGGAATTTGTTTCTGGTTGATGCATTATATGGAGAGGTCAGCTGTGGAGGAGTTTGTTTGTCAGGCTTGGATGATTTGGGGAGCGAGATGCAAAGAAGTCCATGCAAAAGAGAATCAAGAGCTGAAATCTCAGACCCTGAATGCTGCGAGTTATCTAGAGGATTATCGTCAAGCGGTTAGAGCATGCTCCACAAACCAGACTCTGGGTATGATTGCTTCTCCAAATATATGGCAACCTCCGCCTGTTGGTTTCTGTCGCCTGGATGTGGATGCTAGCTTTCAAGATCAAACTAGTTTGTGCGGTGTAGGAGGCATCATTCGAGGCCATGAGGGCAAGTTGCTTGCAGCTTTTGGTAAAACACTTCCAATGCCGGATACCATTACTCTTGGGGAACTACTTGCTATCCGGGAAGGTATTAAAGTTGCTCGTTTAA comes from Henckelia pumila isolate YLH828 chromosome 4, ASM3356847v2, whole genome shotgun sequence and encodes:
- the LOC140861798 gene encoding uncharacterized protein, with amino-acid sequence MSCIVWNVRGLGNQRAFRELKRLIADKKPSLLFLCETRNGGLCFIKSYSQGHIDSLVEHNAQQWRFTVFYGNSDTNLRHVSWELIRRLEGMQELRDFQWLIGGDFNEICYDSEKLGGNMKPAAQIADFRGVLDDCNLQSLHCEGDIFTWVNRRNSDGLIFERLDRFASSFSWRMLYPAAKCTSLDFYHSDHRPIHINLGTDSALALVGRQSVRRRFRFEPMWLRDRECEGVIVEGWHKPSHGATLLDMIQSCSNHLQQWASRHFGNIPCQIQRKRDQLERIRNHESWIYEMNNIKELEVELEKLSSQEELLWKQRSRSDWLAAGDKNTKFFHRTASLRKEQNTIRGLISGQGDFVQDQGCMVAIITDYFDELFTTTDPHPELFQPVIDCIEPKVDRMMNINLCAPFTALDVKTALFELGPDKAPGPDGFSGISYQKFWHVVGEEVTQAVLHILNEDAPMDGWNNTIITLIPKVGNPMMMKEFRPIRRLISDNVILGFEATRWIRSRKKGKDGYAALKLDMSKAYDRVEWKFLEAIMNRLGFSGSWIRKVMKCVSSVSYSFSVNQEIVGRVVPSKGIRQGDPLSPYLFSLCAQGLSSMLHSYSARGLFRGVHIAANCPPLTHLFFADDNIIFFRATDEDCARVKECMQAYEVASGQLVNFDKSSISFTPNTTPSLVESIKTSLTILVVQGHEVYLGLPTYSLRRKKVQFHYLVERVSKRLKGWGSKFFSVGGRETLIKSVLLAMPTYAMSCFMLPKATCDSIERDCADFWWGMDGAKRRMHWTTWDFLCQPKWKGGMGFRKLDIFNKALLAKQVWHIIRKPESLVARVLKARYFKHLDIMQAPIGSNPSYIWRSMCWGRELLNKGLYWRVGDGSSINILHDKWVPGVRSTLGNLGVQAQDGEPVSSWITENGWNEQQIRGACPSYIVQSILNIPIPRRILSNTRFWKFDPKRKYSVKSGYNIGMSSHEAPEYQSSSNEVQAWWRFSWALKLPPKIRVFWWRVFHNIIPTQLNLLKHHVPVRGWCPLCHNPEDSTAHSLLYCPAVRQWWGHNEVFEKIKKFRSHDMPGICFWLMHYMERSAVEEFVCQAWMIWGARCKEVHAKENQELKSQTLNAASYLEDYRQAVRACSTNQTLGMIASPNIWQPPPVGFCRLDVDASFQDQTSLCGVGGIIRGHEGKLLAAFGKTLPMPDTITLGELLAIREGIKVARLRGFHQIQVFSDSLLEVQAVTEPLSDLNYAGSCALEIESLCSSFNSISFSHARRTANEVSHSLAKFALFSPTPFLWVSGSFPLGLDELVTHDSIQ